The region gtgGTCAGATGATGATACTGATGTAGTTGAGTGACAAAATCTCTCTATATTTCCTTCTCTCTCGCTGACAGGGTGACTCTGGTGGGCCTCTCACCTGCGATAGGGATCAAACACATTATATATATGGTATAGTGAGCTGGGGAGACAACTGTGGGGAGAAGGGCAAGCCTGGTGTCTATACCCGTGTCCTTAAATATGTGGACTGGATCAATGAAAAGACTGGTGAGGGGTTATAGCATGTCTATAAAAGATTAACCACAGCCACAGTGTGGTTTGCTGTGTAAACTGAAATGCCAGTCGTGCTTTGTACACAAGTTGAGAATCGTAGAGTCTGATATTAAACTTTTAGCACAATAAAAACTTGTACGTCATCATGGGATATGTTCTTAAATATAATTGATCTATGTGACATGGTGATAAATATGTAATTCTGCTTACACAAACGTATTCCAGTTTAtacactgaattttttttttacctgcaaTTGTTACCCCAAATGTCTTCTGTAGGGGACATTGTGGTTTTCATATTTCTCAGAGCCCATAAATGACACAGTTGTAAATCTTTAAGTACCACAATGTGGACACCCTAAGACATTTCAGAGATACCTAATGTTTGGCCAGGACAACAACAACTTCTTGGGCCTTAAAAACGTCTTACATCACAATTCAGCACATTTTATTAAAAGGTTAACAATATGTGTATTATTTTGtacttataaataatatttgactgttttcccttttctttctttttttaaacataattatgCATCTCAAGGGAAACATTTGTGAGTTTCCAAAGCAGGATCTCCTCTGTAGGGGAAATGGGGACTCAATACGTGTGTTTTCACATATGGGTAACAATGCAGGTGAAATGGGTAAACcaataaaataaccatatttcTATAAAATAAGAGATATTCCTTTGAAATGCAGGCACTGCTAATTCATATGTTTACAGGAgtgcaataaaaaaaagcaaaaaaataaaaaacatataaacatgttttatatatatattttatttaaggcATTGTTAAAAATTAGCTCAAAacttaaaagtttatttttttatggaaaaagcATTCCTTCATTTTCATAGTCACTGGGtccataaaataaaatggaacaattatTGTGATATTTCTTATGCCACAGGCACtatattgatatttaaaaaaaaattttttttactgggTCTCAGAATTTGTGTTTTACATATTTTGCTATATATCATATTTCTCTATGGGCAATCACAATTTTTCTTACTGATGATAAATTAAATTACTATAAATACAAGTACTAACTGATCATACTACTTTCATTTATGTGTTGAGATTACATTAAAAGTTCTGCTAGGTAAGAGTGGTGTTCAAAGTAATCAATTGTTGCTCTCAAAGATccctacaaaaaataaatagaattgtTACATAATTGTAGCAGACccaaatgttattttgtttaaacaaaataacaaaactgcACAGAAATATCTTTGTGCAAACCAACCTGTGCTAAGAAACCTGCCCTTCTACACATTATGCATCACAGGTGTAAGTTTTTAAAGATAGTTAGGATTGACAGATTTTAATAGGTTTCGAGTTTGTCCCTTGCAGATCATGACCTGGACACAGAGCCAGATGCAGAGAATCTGTAAATGTCCCAGCACAGAATGAGAACAGTGGCATCATGCTATCAACCCCTAAAAATGTCACAAGACCTCCGGGAAAGCTGCAGAGGATGCCTATCTTATGGAAGCAAGAGGATATTGGCAAAGGATGGGCAGTACCTCCATGCCAGGCATTATAGTCTCCATCAAAGTATTCCAGGCACCAGGATTCAGCATGCCGGCCCAGCCAGCAATCCTCCTTTTGGCCTTTTCTAGGGATGGAAGGGTAGGTGAGTCCCAGCTCCCAGTAGATCTTTCCACTCACATCTACCTCCCAGTAATGGTGGCCAGAGTTCCAGCACTGGAGGCTGAGGACATTAAGGGTGGTATCAAAGCGTCCCTCTTGCTCTGGGACATCCTGCCAAACATCTGTGAAAGTGGCACAGTCCCCTGCAGATGAAATAATCAGCTTTGGGTGGGCAGTGGTAGGGTCCAGGGACACTTCTGTGTAATCTGGAAAGTCGAGACAGAGGATCTAAATTAGAGGTGTAAGAAGCATCTGTTTTGACCTAaattttatatcattaaaagtatctaaacaatcaaaataaataaataaaagggataATATCAGAGGGTGGGGGGAGTCAAAGGTACCCAAATGCAGAGGGAAACAGTCAATGAGTTTATTAACAACAACGTTTGTAAAAAAAAGGACAGGTGGTCCGGCTGCAGTAATGAGCAGAGTCAAAAGCTATAGCCGCTCTCTGGGCTAAGGAATGAGTGTGTTAGTATGATGAGTGTGTGCACTGAGGAAGGCAGGAGCAATCCAAAGAGAGTCAGATCTAGCTTATGTGGTGCGAAGCAAAGCCCAGGCAAGTTTCTCCCCCGACACATGGGCAGAGACagaggaatcctcctccaagTGAACTGGGTGACAGTACAGGCGAAGGCGAACGggaaggtaaccacacctctagagacaggcaaccaacagacACGCAAGCAATCTCCAACTAAGCAAGAGAGCATTGTTAATATTTTAAAGCAAACAATAAACTGGCTAAGAAAGAGGGAAAACACAAGGATTAAGTATATAGTGCAATCAGTGAGAAGCAGGTGGAACGGGCAATTAAATAATTGCCATGATCAGCACCTGCCTGGGAAAgattcccatggaaatgctgatcatGCATGCCGGCTCCACCAGTGAGAcacgagggagagagaaaaacaaacaacagtatgagcCAGCACAAATGCCGGAACCGTGACAGataaaaaattaaaggaatagttcacccaaaatgaaaattcaccttcatgatatcccaggtgtgtgactttctttcttcagcagaacacatttgataaAAAACAGAAAGATTTCTTAGctaagtaggtccttaaaatgcaagtggatgatgaTCAGACTCATGAAGCTCTAAAAATAACAGACAGCATGaacgtcatccatacaactccagtggttaaattcatgtcttctaaagtgatacaattacttgtggtgagaaaaagatcaatatttaagtagtttttaaGTACAAACCATCCCTTCCGGTAAGCTTCATGGGGGGGGGGGCGGAGTTCACGCATTCTCTCATGTGACACATTCGCATTGGCATTTTAGGGACGAAATCTCGCATTCTTtttcggttgagacatccaggataggcacacaaaagcaccattgtgagtaaacaaacataaaaatacagatctaaaccaaaaccaactaagCTTCTTTACAGCGTTCCTTCTACTCAGTTGTAAAAAGCACTGCTCTTCCAGGTGTGTTGCATGTGGGTCAGTTCTCACGTCTCACATGCCAGTTTGATTACGTCACACATGCATACCGTTGAtgaccggaagcatgatttagagttaaaatgtacctaaatattcatctttttcacaccaaaagtgatcgtgtcactTAAAAGGacattaaaaggtgcactcagtaattttttcctcattaaaaatgcttaaaacctaatgacatgaattgtaattttgcaatatatgtaggaagaCAAAACCCATCACATTAAaatgactccagtcatatcagtaaccttatgaaaGCCATTATTtccacatggagagggtccgcacatgggtcTGCCATAATgtagtcacatgaccagccaaatactacttgcttaatctcagtaccaTCCtgctatttgacactttcacacactgattaaattaatcacagcTGACGgtgaatacaacatttctacaatggcatctgtaactgaaatctattgattttaaatgatgctgcatccaagccgctaggtttTAGTGTAAGGCCAAGATGACAGTAAGACAAAAGTAATTGAGTACAcctttaatttaaccactggagtcatatggatgctGACTATCTattctttttgaagcttcaaaagtcaaatcaccatccacttgcattttaaggacttactgagctgagataattttctgtttctttcaaatgtgttctgctgaagaaagtaaaacatgagggtgagtaaatgatgagagaattaagtaaataattaatattcatttcagaatacactaatacatttttaaaatcaaaagttgtatttgttaacattagttaatgctctttgaactaacagtgaacaattgtattttgtaactttattaagtaacattaacaaagattattaaatgctgtaaaaattctatttttaattgtttattcatgGTACCTAATGCATCAACTATCCTTAACAAAttttaagatttaagcatttcaGTTGAATTATCAATTTCCAACTAACTGAATTgagcattcttaaaaaaaaaaatagaaataaacagaaTGCTATTATGAATTTCGAATAAGTATTTCAGTAAAATTAATGAGTATGAACCTTGAAAAACTTATTGAATAAAATTCCTAACATTTCACCTATATTTCACctatttttgctttgtcattaatTGATCTAATTCTATACTTTGTAAAGTTAAGCATATTTAATTATCTAAtttaatcatctaatctaaaccatttaaactaattttatttaaatgcattttatttttaatttaaccaaatatttatttatttatttattgattggatATGGTGTAAGCTACATATATACAACCAAATTCTCAACATTAATTTATAAAGCTATTTAAAGTTATTCATGCAACAGATTTTATGCTAATTGCACAATAACTCACAGCTCTTAAGCAGTCTCTTAGCGATGGGGGTCTGTGAACGGATGAACAGCAGTAGATTGTTGGTGAGGCCCAGTAACTGATCTGCTTTTGCCTCATCAAGTTTTATGAGACCTGGTTCTGTTGCTGTTAGCAATTCCAGTACTCTGCGAATAAAATGGAGATCAGCACTGCTAAAAACTTTGTActtctttattaaaatgttattacattcAAGGTTCTTTACCTTCTTTATATAATATGTGGATTATGAATAATAAGATAAATATTATTCAGAATCAGCCTATCCAGCCAAACAAGCTTCAATTtataaggtgctgtaagcgattttttatttatatgattaTGTCCCTATtacctgaaagatatcactgaaataggtatCCTGAGAAATTGCATCTGCCTTTGTGACAGTTGTAGGTTCTGTAAACAGCATACAGTTAAGACTCAAGACAGAATCCCAACCtttttttagccaatcagaaacatTTGCTGTCTGTCAATCACTTGATTGACATGCTTTTTAAGGGTGGGGTTTTTGGAGAGAGGGCGACTAAGGCAAGTGGAAGTTAGTAAAATGACTGAAATCAGTTACAGCACTTTTAAGACATACATTTGTGCCAGTAAGCTAAAGAGATCTTCAGAACTATGAAACATACTTCATGAAATAGTTGGCAAGCACAATCCCTACAATCTCTATGTTTCATGGTGTCAGTCAAATGCATGCCTCACATGGCGATAAAACAATTCTCTCTTAAAATAGTTTCTAAATATACATACCTGTCCTCATACAATGTGACCTttaagagaggaagagagacagaAGTACATAGTGATAATGAATATAATGCAGGTTTAAGATATGATAATGTAAATTTCATAAATTTATATGATTTGGATGTTCATGTTGATAATTTCAAAGAATTACAGTCTAATGTATGTCATCCATGGTGCTATGATAAATGGAGTTGCAAGATTGGATaacaaattaaaagaaataaaaagataaTGAGTGGAGTGAGTGGAGAACAATGGATCTGTACAACAGATCAATTCAGACAAAAGAACTCACCCTGTCCCCAGACTGCATGCCACTTTCCATCAGCCCTTCATTCAGTTGAATCTCAATGTCTTTGAGAAGGACACAGTTCTTCTCAATGAGGTTTTCCAGAGCTTGAATCGTAGCTGTCTCCTCCATCTCCAGCAGGGACAGAGTGATCCTACAGTCCTCCTCCAGAACTCTGCGGATCTCTTCATACTTCTTCATTATGCTTTCTCTCATTGCAGTGGACTTTGTCTGAGGAATATGAAAATGGTTGTAAACTTGACTCATATTATTTTGGcacataaatgacaaaaataagtaTGTTATACTGGTATACAGTATAATCCTAAATATTGTAGATTCCCTTTagccattaaaaaataaaaataaatgaatgaaaagacATACCAATAAAAACCCTAAAATTCCAGACACAACTCACTTtgacttgtttttgttttcctttcaGTTTCTTCAGTCTACATTTAATTACTTCCCTTTGCCCAATCAGACGATCCTGAATATTTTGCGGCATGTCTTGTTGGGGAAAAGAAAAGGCAGTTGCATCAGTATGCAATGATAATTTTTTGGGAATTAAAATGAGAGCAAACAAAACTTACCTGACACTGAGTGTTCATGTCAGCTTACTGAACTGGGTTGTCAGACGGACAGAGAGAGGCTCTGTGAAGGATATCCTTATGTTGCTTTCACAAAGCATTTGGGAGTCATTTGCAACTCTGTGGATGTTCCAACAGGCACAATATTTTAAGGAGCTCATGCCTCCCTAAGAGTGAAAGCAGATCACATGTGTGGGTTACATTAGCCTGATCCTGCCAGAGATAGATGGCATTCACCTTGACTTGTCACTATGACGCATATGTCACTGCAGTGCTTGCCACCTGTGACAGAGCACTCACGTACCACCTCCTTTTTAAGCCATTTATAGAGGTGGTATTTAAAGAAGTGAATAGTGAGCTATTTTCCCATGTGGATTCATAAAAATCAGGCTCTGTAATACAGTCTGTGTATGCTCTCCAGAATGTGGATATTTACTGTTTGTTACTTTCAGTGAAACAAAGTACTACAAGTGTATGATGGGAAATTAGAACATAATTTACATCCTTCCTGAAGTAGCATGAAGGAGGGTCCATATTTCAGGACAGTGACAAAAAGATAACAGAATGAGTCTGAACAGAAGAATGAAGGT is a window of Xyrauchen texanus isolate HMW12.3.18 chromosome 24, RBS_HiC_50CHRs, whole genome shotgun sequence DNA encoding:
- the LOC127618254 gene encoding probable E3 ubiquitin-protein ligase TRIML1 — protein: MPQNIQDRLIGQREVIKCRLKKLKGKQKQVKTKSTAMRESIMKKYEEIRRVLEEDCRITLSLLEMEETATIQALENLIEKNCVLLKDIEIQLNEGLMESGMQSGDRVTLYEDRVLELLTATEPGLIKLDEAKADQLLGLTNNLLLFIRSQTPIAKRLLKSYYTEVSLDPTTAHPKLIISSAGDCATFTDVWQDVPEQEGRFDTTLNVLSLQCWNSGHHYWEVDVSGKIYWELGLTYPSIPRKGQKEDCWLGRHAESWCLEYFDGDYNAWHGGTAHPLPISSCFHKIGILCSFPGGLVTFLGVDSMMPLFSFCAGTFTDSLHLALCPGHDLQGTNSKPIKICQS